Genomic DNA from Flavobacterium sp. N502540:
TGATATTCACGGAAAAAAGTTTGCAAAGTTCTTATAAATATTTCGAGTTTGCTAATGCTGAAGTGACTTTTTTTGAAATAGTTAGGTTATATGGAATGATGATAAATGGACTTTTTATTTAACGGGTTCGTAAATAAGCTGTATTACACCCGATTTAAAGATATTGGTGGTCAGTAACTTTAATTCTAATCTTTCTTTTAAGTCTTCAAATAGTGGTTTTCCGCTTCCCAGAGCTATTGGATGAACTGATATTCTATAGGTATCAATAAGATTGAATTGAATAAAAGTTTTAATAAGGCTCGCTCCACCATATAACCAGATATCTTTTCCCGATTGTTTTTTGATTTCGTTTGCCTTAGTTACGATGTCAGAATTGATAAAAGAGGCATTGTCGTCTTCTCTGTTTTGACTGGAAAAAACATATTTGTTTTTTGCATGTAGTGCTTTCCAAAGTGACTTTTCAGCAGGACTTGCATTTTCATCGGGTTGATAATTTCCCCACATATCATAGCTCACTCTGCCATAAAAAATGGTGTCTATACTGGATAAGA
This window encodes:
- a CDS encoding dihydrofolate reductase family protein, translated to MKKIILDLAVTLDGFIEGPNGETDWCIMDDDMNFDGFLSSIDTIFYGRVSYDMWGNYQPDENASPAEKSLWKALHAKNKYVFSSQNREDDNASFINSDIVTKANEIKKQSGKDIWLYGGASLIKTFIQFNLIDTYRISVHPIALGSGKPLFEDLKERLELKLLTTNIFKSGVIQLIYEPVK